GCTACGAACCCAACATTCCCCACGGCAGCCGCTTCATCGTGCGCCTGCCGCAGGGCGACGCCGTATGAACCGCTACGACAGTTTTGTCGCTTTCCGCTGCTAGCGGTGATCCGGTCCGGACGCGTGACGTGGCCCTCGAGAGGAAGCGCCAGGGCCACGTCCCGCGATCGCAACTGGTATCATGTTGACCGGCCATCCTTTGCGCCAGCCCGCCCCGCCTTGAACGACCGGTCCGGGGGGCGTATGCGCTATCGGCCGCCTTGCGGTCGTCGACTCCAGCCGCCGCACTCTTGCCATCCGCCCGCGCCACCGGCGCCACCGTATACACCGGCAGTAAAAAGGGACGATGGCGCTCGGGTTTGTGCCTAAATCCGGACGGTTTCCATCCGATACTTGATAATGGGAACGGAATGCCCCCGGAGCCCTCGTCTCCTGATACCGCGCCAGCGCGTGGCGCCGCTTCACTGCAATATGGACAGGAGTTGGGACAATGGGTCGACATCCAGAGCTTCTATGGCGACAGAGAATATGGACAAGCGCAAGATTGAGCGACCACCGTGCGGCCGTCCCGATTTCCGCGCGCTGTTCGAATCCGCGCCGGGCTTGTATTTGGTGCTCACGCCGGAGCTTGTGATTGCGGCGGTGAGCGACGCCTATGCCCGCGCGACAATGACCTGTCGGGAGGAGGTCGTCGGGCGCGATCTCTTTGACGTCTTTCCCGACAACCCCGATGACCCGGCGACGGAGGGCGTGCGAAATCTGCGCGCATCACTGGAGCGCGTCATTCGGAGCAAAGTTGCCGACTCGATGCCCGTGCAAAAATACGACATCCGCAAACCGGAAGCGGCGGGCGGGGGATTTGAGGAGCGGTATTGGAGTCCGCACAATAAGCCGGTTCTCGACGCCGATGGCACACTGATCTACATCATCCACTGCGTGGTCGACATCACGGAGTTTGTGAAGCTCAAGAATGCCCGCGCCGAGCAACAACAGTTGACGCGGGAGGCGCGCCAGCAAGTAGAGATGATGGAGTCGCAAATCTTCCGGCGAGCGCAGGAGGTGGCGGAAGCAAGCCGTCAACTCAAGGAAGCCAACGCGGAGTACAAGCGGGCCGAAGAAGAGGCCCGCGCCGCCAAGGCGCTTGCCGAATCGATACTGGAGAACATTCCCAATATGGTGTTCGTCAAGGATGCCAAGGAGCTGCGCTTTGTCCGTTTCAACAGGGCGGGGGAAGCGCTCCTGGGATACTCCCGCGAGCAACTGATCGGCAAAAGCGATTACGACTTCTTTCCGCCGGAGGAGGCGGACTTCTTCACGTCGCAGGACCGTGCCGTGCTCGAGGGCGGTCAACTTGTCGACATTCCCGAGGAGCCGATCCAGACCAAAGACAAGCAAGTGCGGTTCCTGCACACCAAGAAGCTGCCGATTAACGGACCCGACGGGAAGCCGGCGTATCTGCTGGGAATCTCCGAGGACATCACGGAGCGAAAACTGGCCGAGGAGCGAATCCGCCAGCTCAATCTGGATCTGTTGCGCCGCGCCAGTCAACTGGAGGCGGCCAACAAGGAGCTGGAGTCGTTCAGTTATTCCGTCTCGCACGACCTTCGCTCGCCCCTCCGGAGTCTGGACGGATTCAGCCGCGCCCTGATGGAGGACTACGGCGCTGTGCTCGACGCGACGGCGGTGGAGTACCTCAACCGGATTCGCGCCGCCGCCCAACGGATGGATGAGCTCATTGACGCGTTGTTGCAGTTGTCGCGCTTCAGCCGGCAGAGCATGCACTTCCGACCGGTCGACGTGACGGCCCTGGGCAATCGCATCATCGGCGAACTGCGAAAGCAGCATCCGGAGCGCGTCGTGGAGACTCTCGTCGACGGCGAGATGGCCGCGCACGCCGACCCGCGGCTGCTTGCGGTTGTTCTCCAAAATCTGCTGGGAAATGCATGGAAGTACACGTCGCGCCGATCGGTTGCGCACGTCCATTTTGGAGTGCGTCGGGACGGGCCGGCACCCGTCTTTTTCATCCGGGATGACGGCGCCGGTTTCGACATGGAGTATTCCGACAAGCTCTTTGGCGCGTTTCAGCGACTGCATTCCGCCGACGAGTTTGAAGGCACGGGAATTGGTTTGGCCACGGTCCAGCGCATCATCGCCCGACACGGAGGGCGCGTGTGGGCCGAGGCCGCGGTGGGGGCCGGAGCGACGTTCTATTTCACGCTCTCAGCAGAAGCATCGGGGGGCAATAATGAACAAGGAGAAATGGGTCCTCCTCGTGGAGGACAACCCGGACGACGTGGCGTTGACCTTGCGGGCGTTGAAGCGTCATAACATCACCAACGAGATCGTCGTGGCGCACGATGGAGTGGAGGCGCTTGCCCTGCTCCATGGGGCTGAAACGGAGTCGGCGCGCGGGACGACGGGTCTGCCACAGGTGGTCCTGCTGGATCTCAAGCTGCCGCGCCTTGACGGGCTGGGTGTGCTCCAGCGGATCCGTGCACATCCCCGGACGAAGCTTCTCCCGGTGGTCATTCTGACGTCCTCGCTGGAGGAGCAGGATCTCCTGAAGGGCTATTCGCTGGGCGCGAACAGCTACATTCGCAAACCCGTGGACTTTGAGCAATTTGTGGAGGCGGTTCGGAATCTGGGGCTGTATTGGCTCCTCATGAACGAGGTCCCGGAAACGGTGAGGACTGTCCAATGAATCTTCCGCTGAGGGTTCTCCTGGTCGAAGACCGGGAGGATGACGCGATTTTGATCGAGGCGGAGCTGCGTCGCGGCGGCTTCGCGCCCGACTGCAGACGCATTGAGTCGGCCGGTGAAATGAACCGCGCGCTGGCGGATGGAACGTGGGATGTCATCATCTCCGACTACTCACTGCCTCGCTTCAGCGGCGTTCAGGCGCTCGATTACCTCCATCGAACAGGATTGGACATTCCCTTCATCATCGTTTCGGGGACCATCACGGAGGAGACGGCCGTGGCGGCGATGCGAGCCGGTGCACATGACTACGTCATGAAGGGAAACCT
The nucleotide sequence above comes from bacterium. Encoded proteins:
- a CDS encoding PAS domain-containing protein; translation: MDKRKIERPPCGRPDFRALFESAPGLYLVLTPELVIAAVSDAYARATMTCREEVVGRDLFDVFPDNPDDPATEGVRNLRASLERVIRSKVADSMPVQKYDIRKPEAAGGGFEERYWSPHNKPVLDADGTLIYIIHCVVDITEFVKLKNARAEQQQLTREARQQVEMMESQIFRRAQEVAEASRQLKEANAEYKRAEEEARAAKALAESILENIPNMVFVKDAKELRFVRFNRAGEALLGYSREQLIGKSDYDFFPPEEADFFTSQDRAVLEGGQLVDIPEEPIQTKDKQVRFLHTKKLPINGPDGKPAYLLGISEDITERKLAEERIRQLNLDLLRRASQLEAANKELESFSYSVSHDLRSPLRSLDGFSRALMEDYGAVLDATAVEYLNRIRAAAQRMDELIDALLQLSRFSRQSMHFRPVDVTALGNRIIGELRKQHPERVVETLVDGEMAAHADPRLLAVVLQNLLGNAWKYTSRRSVAHVHFGVRRDGPAPVFFIRDDGAGFDMEYSDKLFGAFQRLHSADEFEGTGIGLATVQRIIARHGGRVWAEAAVGAGATFYFTLSAEASGGNNEQGEMGPPRGGQPGRRGVDLAGVEAS
- a CDS encoding response regulator, encoding MNKEKWVLLVEDNPDDVALTLRALKRHNITNEIVVAHDGVEALALLHGAETESARGTTGLPQVVLLDLKLPRLDGLGVLQRIRAHPRTKLLPVVILTSSLEEQDLLKGYSLGANSYIRKPVDFEQFVEAVRNLGLYWLLMNEVPETVRTVQ